One window from the genome of Natronomonas pharaonis DSM 2160 encodes:
- a CDS encoding DUF420 domain-containing protein, translating into MSTASAPSFARNHPKALATVVTLVGYVVVIGTLYGDFGLYPEISESTVDLLAHAIAVVNAATIACLVAGIYWIRADEIQKHRAAMLAAFGLILVFLVLYLLKTGGGGRKEILAGEPLRGAYLAMLGIHIFLSVVAVPFVLYAITLGLTRTPTELKSTAHATVGRIAVTTWLVSLVLGIVAYLMLTFYYGPEQVEFVRGMA; encoded by the coding sequence ATGTCAACGGCTTCCGCCCCGTCCTTTGCCCGTAACCATCCGAAGGCGCTCGCCACCGTCGTGACGCTCGTCGGATACGTCGTGGTCATCGGAACCCTCTACGGCGACTTCGGCCTCTACCCGGAGATTTCCGAGTCGACCGTCGACCTGCTGGCACACGCCATCGCCGTGGTCAACGCCGCGACAATCGCCTGCCTCGTCGCCGGCATCTACTGGATTCGTGCCGACGAGATACAGAAGCACCGCGCCGCAATGCTGGCTGCCTTCGGGCTCATCCTCGTCTTCCTCGTGCTGTACCTGCTGAAGACGGGGGGCGGCGGCCGCAAAGAGATTCTCGCCGGCGAGCCGCTCCGGGGAGCGTATCTCGCGATGCTCGGCATTCACATCTTCCTGTCGGTCGTCGCGGTGCCGTTCGTGCTGTACGCCATCACGCTCGGACTCACTCGGACGCCGACCGAACTCAAGTCGACCGCCCACGCCACCGTGGGCCGCATCGCCGTTACGACCTGGCTCGTCAGTCTCGTACTCGGCATCGTCGCCTACCTGATGCTGACGTTCTACTACGGACCCGAGCAGGTCGAGTTCGTCCGTGGGATGGCATAA
- the icd gene encoding isocitrate dehydrogenase (NADP(+)), with translation MGYDKVEVPAEGEKVAVDEDDELIVPDDPVIPIIHGDGIGTDVGPAAQKVLQAAADATGREINWMRVYAGESAREKYDENLPEDTIEALKEFKVSIKGPLTTPVGAGFRSLNVALRKKLDLYTNIRPTYHLDGVPSPVKQPEQMDMVTFRENTEDVYAGIEWEAGTDEVQEVKEFVEEQMGYDDVIHDGEVGIGVKPITEFGTKRLVRQAIDYALEKDRDSVTLVHKGNIMKFTEGAFRDWGYEVAREEYGEEVITEDTLWEERDGEPPEDAVVVNDRIADNMLQQILTRTDQYDVLAMPNLNGDYLSDACGAQIGGLGIAPGANIGDGRVLAEPVHGSAPKYAGQDKVNPTAMILSGRIMLEFMGWDDAADLVRDAVEQTIVDRKVTYDIERQVEDAEKLATSEYAEAVVDNLYDLA, from the coding sequence ATGGGATACGACAAAGTCGAGGTGCCAGCCGAGGGAGAGAAAGTAGCGGTAGACGAGGACGACGAACTCATCGTTCCGGACGACCCGGTTATTCCAATTATTCACGGAGACGGTATCGGGACGGACGTCGGACCGGCAGCACAGAAGGTCCTGCAAGCGGCCGCTGACGCGACGGGGCGTGAAATCAACTGGATGCGGGTCTACGCTGGGGAGTCGGCCCGCGAAAAGTACGACGAGAACCTACCGGAAGACACAATCGAGGCACTCAAGGAGTTCAAAGTGTCCATCAAGGGGCCGCTAACGACGCCCGTGGGGGCGGGCTTCCGTAGTCTCAACGTCGCCCTGCGGAAGAAGCTCGACCTCTATACGAACATCCGTCCGACCTACCACCTCGACGGCGTCCCGTCGCCGGTCAAACAGCCCGAGCAGATGGACATGGTCACGTTCCGGGAAAACACCGAGGACGTCTACGCCGGCATCGAGTGGGAAGCCGGCACCGACGAGGTCCAAGAGGTAAAGGAATTCGTCGAAGAGCAGATGGGATACGACGATGTCATCCACGATGGTGAGGTCGGTATTGGCGTCAAGCCAATCACCGAGTTCGGCACCAAGCGCCTCGTCCGGCAGGCCATCGACTACGCCCTCGAAAAGGACCGCGACTCTGTGACCCTCGTCCACAAGGGCAACATCATGAAGTTCACCGAGGGTGCCTTCCGTGACTGGGGCTACGAGGTCGCCCGCGAGGAGTACGGCGAGGAGGTCATCACCGAGGACACCCTCTGGGAAGAACGGGACGGCGAGCCGCCGGAAGACGCCGTCGTCGTCAACGACCGCATCGCCGACAACATGCTCCAGCAGATTCTAACTCGCACCGACCAATACGACGTGCTGGCGATGCCGAACCTCAACGGCGACTACCTCTCGGACGCCTGTGGCGCCCAAATCGGCGGCCTCGGCATCGCGCCGGGCGCGAACATCGGCGACGGACGCGTGCTTGCCGAGCCGGTCCACGGCTCCGCGCCCAAGTACGCCGGCCAAGACAAGGTCAACCCCACCGCGATGATTCTCTCGGGTCGCATCATGCTCGAGTTCATGGGCTGGGACGACGCGGCCGACCTCGTTCGCGACGCCGTCGAACAGACCATCGTCGACCGCAAGGTCACCTACGACATCGAGCGACAGGTCGAAGACGCCGAGAAGCTCGCCACCAGCGAGTACGCCGAGGCCGTCGTCGACAACCTCTACGACCTCGCCTAA
- a CDS encoding ABC transporter permease: MSRAGRIAAETRAAWYAFVRRRTAVFFTFFFPVILILIFGALVGTDPTGGGLFAEPAGYYVAGYLAVVVLFTPLSRVGSEVARHRSGNRFEKLATTPLSRAEWLFAQTLVNVVVIGLASLLILGLVLLVTDAAFTFSLLVVPYVALGVALFCGLGAILGRIADSQDGAIAASNGIAIPLLFLSETFVPPALLPEWFVPLLDLSPLTYFARGLRAATYEPVANTGGTGLVGSDPYLNLVVLAAGAVVFFAAGAYALPRTD; this comes from the coding sequence ATGAGCCGGGCGGGCCGCATCGCAGCCGAGACGCGGGCAGCGTGGTATGCCTTCGTTCGCAGACGGACAGCGGTGTTCTTCACGTTCTTTTTCCCCGTGATTCTGATATTGATATTCGGTGCGCTGGTCGGGACGGACCCCACGGGCGGCGGGCTCTTCGCCGAGCCGGCCGGCTACTACGTCGCCGGCTATTTGGCAGTCGTCGTGCTCTTTACCCCGCTTTCTCGGGTCGGTAGTGAGGTCGCGCGCCACCGGAGCGGCAACCGCTTCGAGAAGCTGGCGACGACGCCGCTTTCCAGAGCGGAGTGGCTGTTCGCCCAGACGCTTGTCAACGTCGTCGTCATCGGACTGGCGTCGCTGCTCATCCTTGGGCTCGTGTTGCTCGTTACCGACGCAGCCTTCACGTTCTCGCTGCTTGTGGTCCCGTACGTCGCGCTCGGCGTTGCGCTGTTCTGTGGGCTCGGCGCGATACTGGGTCGCATCGCGGACTCACAGGACGGCGCCATTGCGGCCTCAAACGGGATTGCGATTCCGCTGCTTTTCCTCTCAGAGACGTTCGTCCCGCCCGCGCTCTTGCCGGAGTGGTTCGTGCCGCTTTTGGACCTGTCGCCGCTGACGTACTTCGCACGTGGGCTCCGGGCGGCAACCTACGAGCCGGTCGCTAACACCGGCGGAACCGGGTTGGTCGGCAGCGACCCGTACCTGAATCTCGTGGTGCTGGCAGCCGGAGCAGTCGTCTTCTTCGCCGCGGGCGCGTACGCACTGCCCAGAACGGATTAA
- a CDS encoding isoaspartyl peptidase/L-asparaginase, giving the protein MRTIVHGGAGTAPAEPNERLAVLEGAADAGADAQTPTEAVCAAIRRLESAPRFNAGVGSAVQSDGYIRTDAGLMTDDRSVGAAAGMPGVEHAIDVARTVKDETPHVLVAGVHAVDLAETVGVETTVDLWTDRTRQRWDDLDTKPPDELGDQLAWVTDRFGGDPAGRDGTDHDTVGAVATDGDRIAAGTSTGGRWLALAGRVGDVPQVGSGFYCTPAGGVSATGAGEDIARQTLARSAADRLDAGDDAQRAVEAAIDDFDEAVEGTAGLIALTPDGDAGAAYSSEAMQTAVSGTL; this is encoded by the coding sequence ATGCGAACGATTGTCCATGGCGGTGCGGGAACAGCTCCGGCGGAGCCGAACGAACGGCTCGCGGTGCTGGAGGGAGCCGCCGATGCCGGAGCCGACGCACAGACGCCGACCGAGGCGGTCTGTGCGGCCATCCGCCGGCTGGAGTCGGCCCCCCGATTCAACGCCGGTGTCGGCAGCGCCGTTCAATCCGATGGATACATCCGGACTGACGCGGGGCTGATGACGGACGACAGGTCTGTTGGTGCTGCTGCGGGGATGCCCGGTGTCGAACACGCTATCGATGTCGCCCGGACAGTCAAAGACGAGACGCCGCACGTTCTCGTGGCTGGCGTCCACGCCGTCGACCTCGCGGAGACCGTCGGCGTCGAGACCACCGTCGACCTCTGGACCGACCGGACGCGACAGCGGTGGGACGACCTCGATACGAAGCCACCGGACGAGTTGGGCGACCAACTCGCGTGGGTCACCGACCGGTTCGGCGGCGACCCCGCCGGCCGCGACGGAACGGACCACGACACCGTCGGAGCGGTCGCAACCGACGGCGACCGCATCGCTGCCGGCACCTCGACGGGCGGCCGCTGGCTGGCGCTTGCCGGCCGCGTCGGCGATGTCCCGCAGGTCGGCTCCGGCTTCTACTGTACGCCAGCCGGTGGAGTCTCTGCCACCGGTGCCGGCGAGGATATCGCGCGACAAACGCTTGCCCGCTCGGCAGCCGACCGCCTCGATGCTGGCGACGATGCACAGCGGGCGGTCGAGGCAGCCATCGACGACTTCGACGAGGCTGTCGAGGGAACTGCTGGTCTCATCGCGCTGACGCCCGACGGCGACGCCGGAGCGGCATACAGCAGCGAGGCGATGCAGACCGCGGTTTCCGGAACGCTCTGA
- a CDS encoding 5-formyltetrahydrofolate cyclo-ligase, whose protein sequence is MSATDKETLRSRIWDRLESDGLARFPFPPHGRITNFDGAAEAAQRAMDLPQLADAGAVKANPDAPQLPLRRRLLKDGTTVYMAVPRLSEPACFVELDPESLSDLDAAPTVSHMRNYGRPVEPPSMPSIDAIVVGSVAVTRDGVRVGKGEGYSDLEYAVLREYGLVDDGTPVITTVHDVQVVDETVAAAAHDVPIDIVCTPTETIRLDSGSKPDGIDWDALDDDRREAIPVLESLD, encoded by the coding sequence ATGTCAGCGACCGATAAGGAGACGCTCCGGTCGCGCATCTGGGACCGGCTTGAATCGGACGGGCTTGCCAGATTTCCATTCCCGCCCCACGGCCGGATTACCAACTTCGACGGGGCGGCCGAAGCGGCCCAGCGGGCGATGGACCTGCCCCAACTGGCCGACGCCGGCGCGGTCAAGGCCAACCCCGACGCGCCGCAACTGCCGCTCCGGCGGCGGCTGCTCAAGGACGGAACGACCGTGTACATGGCCGTTCCCCGGCTTTCGGAGCCAGCGTGCTTTGTCGAACTCGACCCCGAATCGCTCTCGGACCTCGATGCTGCACCGACCGTCTCCCACATGCGGAACTACGGCCGCCCCGTCGAACCCCCGTCGATGCCGTCGATAGACGCTATCGTCGTCGGTAGCGTCGCTGTCACTCGGGATGGCGTCCGCGTTGGCAAGGGGGAGGGCTACAGTGACCTCGAATACGCCGTCCTGCGTGAGTACGGGCTTGTCGACGACGGAACACCGGTCATAACGACTGTCCACGACGTACAGGTTGTCGACGAGACGGTAGCCGCAGCGGCACACGACGTACCGATTGATATCGTCTGCACGCCGACGGAGACGATACGGCTCGACAGCGGCTCGAAGCCGGACGGCATCGACTGGGACGCCCTTGACGACGACCGACGCGAGGCCATCCCGGTGCTGGAATCTCTCGATTAA
- a CDS encoding ABC transporter ATP-binding protein encodes MVIRASDVRRQYGETVALDGVSLSVDAGEVFALIGPNGAGKTTLIRALTGTTAAEGDISVFGESPESVARHRIGLLPQEFTPAERLTARELIDYYGGLYDETRDTDAILDDVGLTDSAATAYENLSGGQKRRACVGTTLVNDPDLLILDEPTTGIDPRGRRDLWRLIEGLAEGGTTVLLTTHYMAEAEELADRVGMLADGELIALGTPSELVERHGGDSRLVVEADDGTAAKTALRDAGYELLPDERHVAVPAGPREIPSVVEALDDAGADYEGLVWRQPSLDDVYVALTGTDVAAGGEPVTEASP; translated from the coding sequence ATGGTCATTCGTGCTTCCGACGTGCGCCGCCAATACGGCGAGACGGTGGCGCTCGACGGTGTCTCCCTGTCGGTTGACGCCGGCGAGGTGTTCGCGCTCATCGGGCCGAACGGAGCCGGGAAGACAACGCTCATCCGGGCGCTGACGGGGACGACCGCGGCCGAAGGCGATATTTCCGTCTTCGGTGAGTCCCCCGAATCGGTGGCCCGGCACCGAATCGGACTGCTCCCACAGGAGTTTACGCCGGCCGAGCGGCTGACGGCCCGGGAGCTCATCGACTACTACGGCGGGCTCTACGACGAGACGCGGGATACCGACGCCATTCTCGATGATGTGGGACTCACTGACAGCGCTGCAACCGCCTACGAGAACCTCTCCGGCGGACAGAAGCGTCGCGCGTGTGTCGGGACGACGCTCGTCAACGACCCGGACCTCCTGATTCTCGACGAGCCGACGACCGGCATTGACCCCCGCGGTCGCCGTGACCTGTGGCGGCTCATCGAGGGGCTGGCCGAGGGCGGAACGACGGTCCTGCTGACGACACATTACATGGCAGAGGCCGAAGAACTCGCCGACCGGGTCGGGATGCTCGCCGACGGTGAACTCATCGCGCTCGGGACGCCCTCGGAGCTCGTCGAGCGCCACGGCGGTGACAGCCGACTGGTCGTCGAAGCGGACGATGGGACAGCCGCGAAGACGGCGCTGCGAGATGCTGGGTACGAGCTACTCCCCGACGAGCGCCACGTCGCCGTCCCCGCTGGTCCGCGGGAGATTCCGTCTGTCGTTGAGGCGCTTGACGATGCCGGCGCTGACTACGAGGGCCTCGTCTGGCGACAGCCGTCGCTGGACGATGTTTATGTCGCGCTGACTGGCACTGACGTCGCTGCCGGCGGCGAACCGGTTACGGAGGCGTCGCCATGA
- a CDS encoding DNA double-strand break repair nuclease NurA: protein MTLDPVHFDGIAGLADRISHRVDATDHDAFAETVFEEFLDPLWHDGDRIVEPLGELRRRRIDIEDAALQDAPFPTQHGLDSGTINPTTFTNGLVIDIAHAAMAAVPSELSLHRSRTVVKTVHSNDRTVDCNEDDWSGFDRDGPDGDYFSRGRVLQAPHVNRYEEGVVHALSLYLAEVEHALDNAEAVEDLLVLDGPIYPKGLLAWSDRSPELADLLVENERPRDVVSSYLRLVEQFADRGVPLVGVVKNSASKAITRAVRNEKRAPWVNDAAFFERVLRRTGDDGELRTDALTFTNWFVSRCGVDEPLSKHGDALGLERNRPPEDYEVTFCCVFDPRTELLFRVEAPAVVTRDPELREALTMQLLRDIAHERGPPLAVAKADELARISRDEKRALVKTIEERFDAQEATDYNDERWTGPV, encoded by the coding sequence ATGACGCTTGACCCGGTCCACTTCGACGGTATCGCAGGGTTGGCTGACCGCATCAGCCACCGCGTCGATGCCACGGACCACGATGCCTTCGCCGAAACAGTCTTCGAGGAGTTTTTAGACCCGCTCTGGCACGACGGCGACCGCATCGTCGAACCGCTTGGCGAGTTACGCCGTCGCCGCATCGACATCGAGGACGCCGCGCTTCAAGACGCGCCGTTCCCCACCCAGCACGGCCTCGATTCAGGCACCATCAACCCGACGACGTTCACGAACGGACTCGTTATCGACATCGCCCACGCCGCGATGGCAGCAGTCCCTTCGGAGCTTTCGCTCCATCGCTCGCGGACCGTTGTCAAGACCGTCCACTCTAACGACCGGACGGTCGACTGCAACGAAGACGACTGGAGCGGCTTCGACCGCGATGGCCCCGACGGCGACTACTTTTCTCGCGGGCGTGTCCTGCAAGCGCCACACGTAAACCGGTACGAGGAAGGCGTCGTACACGCGCTCTCGTTGTATCTCGCCGAGGTCGAACACGCCCTCGACAACGCTGAGGCGGTCGAGGACCTGCTCGTCCTCGATGGCCCAATCTATCCGAAGGGGTTGCTCGCGTGGTCCGACCGCTCCCCCGAACTCGCGGACCTACTGGTGGAAAACGAACGCCCCCGCGATGTCGTCAGCAGCTACCTCCGGCTCGTCGAGCAGTTCGCCGACCGCGGCGTGCCGCTTGTCGGCGTTGTCAAGAACAGCGCCTCGAAGGCGATTACCCGTGCTGTCCGAAACGAAAAACGCGCCCCGTGGGTCAACGATGCCGCGTTCTTCGAGCGAGTGCTCCGTCGGACCGGCGACGACGGCGAGCTACGAACCGACGCACTGACCTTCACAAACTGGTTTGTCTCCCGCTGTGGCGTCGACGAGCCGCTGTCGAAACACGGCGATGCGCTTGGGCTCGAGCGGAACCGTCCACCGGAGGACTACGAAGTGACGTTTTGCTGTGTTTTCGACCCGCGGACCGAGCTGCTGTTCCGGGTTGAGGCACCAGCCGTTGTCACCCGTGACCCGGAGCTGCGGGAAGCGCTGACAATGCAGCTACTCCGGGATATTGCCCACGAGCGAGGGCCGCCGCTGGCTGTCGCCAAGGCCGACGAGTTGGCTCGCATCAGCCGCGACGAAAAGCGGGCGCTCGTCAAGACTATCGAAGAGCGGTTCGACGCCCAGGAGGCGACAGACTACAACGACGAGCGCTGGACCGGCCCGGTCTGA
- a CDS encoding DUF5817 domain-containing protein: MYTVVGCPACRAIWVVEDRPETTECRRCGKRHRFGKLRSFAQTDTADAAARVRSSMLADRADDGAFVDPQTIDIEGVGIDDATFLSASGVDPDAVADAGETDTSGSRSRKRILLDGLSELDAPTEAEVVEYATAAGVPEAKAERLLTKLRRAGEVTETDGTLRRL; this comes from the coding sequence ATGTACACCGTCGTCGGCTGTCCTGCATGCCGTGCCATCTGGGTGGTCGAAGACCGCCCGGAGACGACCGAGTGCCGGCGCTGTGGGAAGCGTCACCGCTTCGGGAAGCTCCGGTCGTTCGCCCAGACCGACACCGCCGATGCCGCCGCTCGTGTCCGGAGTTCGATGCTCGCAGACCGGGCCGACGACGGGGCGTTCGTCGACCCCCAAACAATCGACATCGAGGGTGTCGGGATAGACGACGCGACGTTTCTGTCGGCGTCGGGTGTCGACCCCGATGCTGTCGCCGATGCGGGAGAAACGGACACATCGGGCTCGCGGAGCCGAAAGCGGATTCTCCTCGATGGCCTCTCCGAACTCGACGCGCCGACCGAGGCCGAGGTCGTCGAGTACGCGACAGCGGCCGGCGTGCCGGAGGCGAAGGCCGAACGGCTGCTGACGAAGCTTCGGCGAGCGGGCGAAGTGACTGAAACTGACGGAACGCTCCGGCGACTCTGA